A genomic stretch from Lysobacter ciconiae includes:
- a CDS encoding class I SAM-dependent methyltransferase, whose protein sequence is MPGYLTRQQRIRLGDLDYTIRSLSDKQQFSDPDGRAKRLGISSAQWSLFGQVWPAGQLLANAMATFDIEGKRILEVGCGLGLASLVLQRRGADVIASDMHPLAEPFLAYNSALNDLPSVPYRKLQWGVPLPTLGRFDLLIGADVLYERPHAELIAALVGRHALPEAELLFCDPGRGHSGAFTRALALQGFEVSESRGALDEDEPETLRGRLLHYRRRAADGPQ, encoded by the coding sequence CTCGCTCAGCGATAAACAGCAGTTTTCCGACCCCGACGGGCGCGCCAAACGGCTGGGCATCTCCTCGGCCCAGTGGTCGCTGTTCGGGCAGGTCTGGCCCGCCGGACAGCTGCTCGCCAATGCGATGGCGACTTTCGATATCGAGGGCAAGCGCATCCTGGAGGTCGGCTGTGGCCTGGGGCTGGCAAGCCTGGTGCTGCAGCGGCGCGGCGCGGACGTGATCGCCAGCGACATGCACCCTCTGGCTGAGCCCTTCCTGGCCTACAACAGCGCACTCAACGACCTGCCCAGCGTGCCCTACCGCAAGCTCCAGTGGGGTGTGCCACTGCCCACGCTGGGACGCTTCGACCTGCTCATAGGAGCGGATGTCCTCTACGAACGGCCGCACGCGGAACTGATTGCCGCGCTGGTCGGAAGGCACGCGCTGCCCGAGGCCGAGTTGTTGTTCTGCGACCCGGGCCGGGGCCACAGCGGCGCGTTCACCCGGGCCCTGGCATTGCAGGGCTTTGAGGTCAGCGAATCCCGCGGCGCGCTGGACGAGGATGAGCCCGAGACCTTGCGCGGTCGACTGCTCCACTACCGGCGCCGCGCAGCAGACGGTCCGCAATGA
- a CDS encoding YkgJ family cysteine cluster protein, with protein sequence MMSEATDLPDIDRSISCQRCDAVCCRQTVLVMPEDTAVPRHMIARTPHGLHVMAHDEDGWCVAVDPTRMNCTIYDQRPGICRAFRMGSPDCRSVRDAYSRLYDEAAPPAE encoded by the coding sequence ATGATGTCGGAGGCCACGGATTTGCCGGACATCGACCGCTCGATAAGCTGCCAGCGATGCGACGCGGTGTGTTGCCGACAAACCGTCCTGGTCATGCCGGAGGACACCGCCGTCCCCCGCCACATGATCGCGCGTACGCCGCACGGCCTGCACGTCATGGCCCACGACGAGGACGGCTGGTGCGTGGCCGTGGACCCGACGCGCATGAACTGCACCATCTACGACCAGCGGCCGGGAATCTGCCGCGCGTTCCGGATGGGGAGCCCGGATTGCCGCAGCGTTCGCGATGCCTACTCGCGTCTCTACGACGAAGCCGCGCCGCCGGCGGAGTAA